One Silene latifolia isolate original U9 population chromosome 4, ASM4854445v1, whole genome shotgun sequence DNA segment encodes these proteins:
- the LOC141653008 gene encoding vicilin Cor a 11.0101-like: protein MGFFKCIICIVILAFSGVECEMRHENGNPYVFNDEDFTTLFKTEEGKVKVLEKFTERSELFRGIENIRMLFFEANPQTFFIPSHWDSDILFFVAQGRGTISLVFEDRRESFNIQKGHLMTIPSGITFYMINSDENETLVLASFVKPIANPGHFAPFFGVGGQDPESFYYAFSPEVLETAFNASIDRLQTAFSQQGKGVIIRATKDQIKALTAEEDSQLPFGNSYCLKKFGPCQIFSHLRDSTEFGKLYMVDPSEYVKLQELDMYISFSITSQGCMSTPFHSTRVVKIIMVVNGQGRFEMAAPYEEEGSTRIRYKKISSELRRGMVFVIPPGHPTVIMASQDKSLETLNLEFFAKGNERFLLAGRGNIMKNFQKEAKELAFATSAEKVDEILDSQQLDFFMRGPTRFNPQDTATF, encoded by the exons ATGGGTTTTTTCAAATGTATTATCTGTATAGTTATACTAGCATTTTCCGGTGTCGAATGCGAGATGAGACATGAAAATGGGAACCCGTATGTATTCAATGATGAAGATTTTACTACATTGTTTAAAACCGAAGAAGGGAAAGTCAAAGTTCTTGAGAAATTTACAGAAAGATCTGAGCTTTTTAGAGGGATTGAAAATATTAGGATGTTGTTTTTTGAAGCTAATCCTCAGACTTTTTTTATTCCTAGTCATTGGGATTCTGACATTCTGTTCTTTGTTGCACAGG GAAGAGGAACAATCAGTCTTGTTTTTGAAGACAGGAGAGAGAGCTTCAACATTCAAAAAGGGCATCTCATGACGATACCATCTGGTATAACTTTCTATATGATCAACAGTGACGAGAATGAAACACTGGTTTTGGCTTCTTTTGTCAAGCCTATAGCAAATCCTGGCCACTTTGCG CCATTTTTTGGAGTAGGAGGTCAAGACCCGGAATCATTTTACTATGCCTTCAGTCCTGAGGTTCTTGAAACCGCCTTTAAT GCATCAATTGACAGACTACAGACGGCATTTTCGCAGCAGGGGAAGGGAGTGATCATAAGGGCAACTAAGGATCAAATTAAGGCTCTGACAGCTGAGGAAGACTCACAATTACCATTTGGAAACAGTTATTGCTTGAAAAAATTCGGACCATGTCAAATTTTCAGTCATCTGAGAGATTCTACTGAATTTGGGAAGCTGTACATGGTTGATCCTTCTGAATATGTGAAACTTCAAGAATTGGATATGTATATCTCCTTCAGCATCACTTCACAG GGGTGCATGAGTACTCCATTTCATAGCACAAGGGTCGTAAAGATAATCATGGTGGTAAATGGGCAAGGCCGCTTTGAAATGGCAGCCCCCTATGAAGAAGAGGGATCAACCCGGATCCGTTATAAGAAAATCAGCTCAGAACTGAGGAGAGGCATGGTGTTTGTGATTCCTCCTGGTCATCCAACAGTCATCATGGCATCGCAGGACAAAAGTTTGGAAACTCTGAACTTGGAATTCTTTGCAAAAGGAAATGAGAGATTCTTACTTGCAG GaagaggtaatataatgaaaaacTTCCAGAAGGAGGCGAAGGAGTTGGCATTTGCAACTTCAGCTGAAAAGGTGGACGAAATACTTGACAGTCAACAACTAGATTTCTTCATGAGAGGTCCTACTCGATTTAATCCCCAAGACACCGCCACTTTCTGA